A region from the Populus trichocarpa isolate Nisqually-1 chromosome 18, P.trichocarpa_v4.1, whole genome shotgun sequence genome encodes:
- the LOC7458960 gene encoding ankyrin repeat-containing protein At5g02620 — protein sequence MPQSPPMDRRLREAILKGEVPAFLTLIQEDEHIIDQTIPGSSSNILHIVSRFGHVELAKEIVRLRPELMFEENEKMETPLHEACREGKMEMVRLLVETDPWLVYKVNQDNGSALTVACERGKLDVVDYLLSFPGLLMLELDGFTTSLHAAASGGHTDIVKEILKARPDFAWKNDLQGCSPLHLCCKKGHLEVTRELLRFDAELSSLQDNDGRTPLHWAAIKGRVNVIDEILSTSLESAEVITKHGETVLHLGVKNNQYEAVKYLTEMLNITKLVDKPDNDGNTALHLATAGKLSTMVIYLLKLGVDVNAINQRGQTAFDVVESDVSNSGVLLILPALQDAGGKRSDQLPPSSIEIQQIQQEKSLLSSSTKRMTESTTKHHRRSQHRRREKQLELQTEGLRNARNTIIVVAVLIATVTFAAGINPPGGFRQDTGESTTGRHSSFKIFVVCNIVALFLSLGTVVFLVSIVPFQRKSLMILLAVTHKVMWLSISFMAAGYIAAMWTILPHGRGRGTQWVFVAIVAIGGGCTMAIFVGLGVLLAKHWLRKWEWRRSKEKRKNESPSSSVSRVEELGMMRKGSHDSSNSDVDSSDKGGYHLY from the exons aTGCCCCAATCTCCACCCATGGACCGACGGCTCCGGGAGGCCATCCTGAAGGGAGAGGTCCCTGCCTTCCTTACTCTGATTCAAGAAGATGAACATATTATTGATCAAACAATTCCAGGGTCGTCAAGCAACATTTTACACATAGTATCACGTTTTGGACACGTAGAGCTGGCAAAGGAGATTGTGAGGCTGAGGCCGGAATTGATGTTCGAGGAGAATGAGAAGATGGAGACCCCATTGCATGAAGCATGCAGGGAAGGGAAGATGGAAATGGTGAGGTTATTGGTGGAGACTGATCCTTGGCTGGTTTACAAGGTGAATCAAGACAACGGGAGTGCTCTAACTGTGGCATGTGAAAGAGGGAAGCTTGATGTGGTAGACTATCTCTTGAGTTTCCCAGGGCTGCTAATGTTGGAACTTGATGGTTTTACCACTTCTCTTCATGCTGCAGCTTCAGGCGGCCATACAG ACATTGTAAAGGAAATCCTGAAGGCACGCCCGGACTTCGCATGGAAAAATGATCTTCAAGGATGCTCACCTTTACACCTATGCTGCAAGAAAGGCCACCTTGAAGTAACCAGGGAGCTACTAAGGTTTGACGCCGAGCTCTCTTCCTTGCAAGACAATGATGGCCGAACCCCACTTCATTGGGCAGCAATCAAAGGCAGAGTGAACGTCATTGACGAGATACTCTCAACAAGCCTTGAATCTGCTGAAGTGATTACTAAACATGGAGAGACAGTTCTCCATCTGGGGGTGAAAAACAATCAGTATGAAGCTGTTAAGTACCTTACAGAGATGCTCAACATCACAAAGCTTGTTGACAAGCCAGATAATGATGGGAATACAGCTCTGCATCTAGCTACTGCTGGGAAACTTAGTACT ATGGTCATCTACTTACTGAAGCTTGGTGTTGATGTCAATGCTATAAACCAAAGGGGACAGACTGCTTTTGATGTAGTTGAGTCTGACGTGAGCAATTCTGgtgttcttttgattttaccTGCATTACAAGATGCTGGAGGCAAGAGAAGTGATCAATTGCCTCCAAGTTCAATTGAAATTCAACAAATACAACAAGAAAAGAGCTTGCTATCTTCATCAACAAAGCGAATGACTGAATCTACTACTAAGCATCACCGTCGTTCTCAGCATCGCCGCCGAGAGAAGCAGCTAGAGCTTCAAACGGAGGGACTACGAAATGCTCGTAACACGATTATTGTTGTAGCAGTTCTAATAGCAACTGTTACATTTGCTGCTGGGATAAACCCTCCTGGGGGTTTTAGACAAGACACAGGGGAAAGCACAACGGGCAGGCATTCTTCTTTCAAGATCTTTGTGGTGTGCAACATTGTGGCATTATTTTTGTCCCTTGGCACTGTTGTTTTCCTTGTCAGCATTGTCCCTTTTCAGCGAAAATCATTGATGATATTGTTGGCGGTGACACATAAGGTTATGTGGCTATCCATATCATTCATGGCGGCCGGTTACATTGCTGCCATGTGGACTATTTTGCCACACGGGCGAGGACGGGGTACGCAATGGGTATTTGTAGCAATAGTGGCTATAGGGGGAGGGTGCACAATGGCAATTTTTGTGGGTTTGGGGGTTTTGCTGGCAAAGCATTGGCTTAGGAAATGGGAATGGAGGCGaagcaaggaaaaaagaaagaacgaaaGCCCAAGTAGCAGCGTTAGTCGCGTTGAAGAACTAGGTATGATGAGAAAAGGCAGCCATGACTCTAGTAATTCAGATGTTGATAGCTCAGATAAAGGGGGTTACCACTTGTACTAG